A window of the Bacteriovorax sp. PP10 genome harbors these coding sequences:
- a CDS encoding CoA-binding protein gives MKVLVFGYSENPDRYSYMAAELLKDYKHETITINPRQEEELKKINTDYHTLTLYVNPTISDKYQDMLLKSKPKRVIFNPGTENPVLQKKFETMGAEVVIGCTLVMLRTNQFN, from the coding sequence ATGAAAGTTTTAGTATTTGGTTATTCAGAAAATCCAGATCGCTATTCTTATATGGCGGCCGAGCTTTTGAAAGATTATAAACATGAAACGATTACGATTAATCCACGTCAGGAAGAGGAACTAAAAAAAATTAATACGGACTATCATACCCTGACTTTATACGTGAATCCCACGATCTCTGATAAATACCAGGACATGCTCTTAAAATCGAAACCTAAGCGGGTTATTTTTAATCCTGGGACGGAAAATCCCGTACTGCAGAAGAAGTTCGAGACCATGGGGGCCGAGGTCGTCATTGGCTGTACACTCGTCATGCTAAGAACCAACCAGTTTAATTGA
- a CDS encoding methyl-accepting chemotaxis protein, which yields MNWFHRIGLREKVLCTVVFTCIICGGISLGVGIIFNGLEFRDGLIKKSQTIHSRINVASHYVAGQGGLGPMIERYTKKYKSPAELTEEDKNIILQQVPIYAAMKIGENDSESEHYSFRVFSDEPRNKDHHATIEEMKIFNKFQQDPKLEEYILENFKTVAVYRPVRIRKKFGCMTCHGDPKTSPWGNGEDILGHKMENWPEGKLHGVFAVSNDISIIKGLDKGFSSTSYLGMYITMGALVAIFFAVLIVRTPLAILKEVTKSLDQSKTCVTDASVQIGEASADLSHASLQQSASLKNTTISINNMHDRIAKNILNAKAAASASDKSQVAAEAGKSVIQKMITSMKDINLSNNEIIEQIKTSNSDLTAIISIINEIETKTKVINEIVFQTKLLSFNASVEAARSGEHGKGFAVVAEEIGNLAQMSGKASLEISDLLDESTVKVKKIVEETKFKVEELVDRGNEKINSGVNTAYECGSVLEEIFQNINTVSRIAQDIHSAGVEQALGIKEITKALDELQTVTIKNQQTGEEAADAASKLSSESRALNIIVGELNGTIYGKEIKT from the coding sequence GTGAATTGGTTTCATCGAATTGGACTTAGAGAAAAAGTTCTATGCACAGTTGTATTCACTTGTATTATTTGTGGAGGAATTTCATTAGGTGTAGGGATTATTTTTAATGGTCTGGAGTTTAGAGATGGGCTGATAAAGAAATCCCAGACTATTCACTCGCGAATCAATGTAGCGAGCCACTACGTCGCCGGCCAGGGCGGTTTAGGGCCGATGATTGAGCGTTACACAAAAAAATACAAATCTCCTGCCGAGCTTACTGAAGAAGATAAAAACATCATTCTTCAACAAGTGCCTATCTATGCAGCGATGAAAATTGGTGAGAATGATTCTGAAAGTGAACATTATTCTTTTAGAGTCTTTTCTGATGAACCTAGAAATAAGGATCATCACGCAACAATTGAAGAAATGAAAATTTTTAATAAGTTTCAACAAGATCCTAAATTAGAGGAATACATTTTAGAAAACTTCAAAACAGTGGCCGTTTATCGGCCAGTGAGAATCAGAAAAAAATTTGGATGTATGACTTGTCATGGAGATCCTAAAACTAGTCCATGGGGAAATGGCGAAGATATTCTAGGGCACAAGATGGAAAACTGGCCAGAGGGGAAACTCCACGGGGTCTTTGCCGTTTCCAATGATATTTCTATCATTAAAGGATTAGATAAAGGTTTTTCTTCCACGTCTTATCTTGGAATGTATATTACCATGGGCGCTTTAGTGGCCATCTTTTTTGCTGTTTTAATAGTGAGAACCCCCTTGGCGATACTCAAGGAAGTCACTAAGAGTTTAGATCAATCAAAGACATGTGTAACAGATGCTTCCGTTCAAATAGGGGAAGCGTCAGCTGATTTATCACATGCTTCTTTACAGCAGTCGGCATCACTAAAAAATACAACTATTTCAATCAATAATATGCATGACCGAATTGCAAAAAATATTTTGAATGCGAAGGCCGCGGCGTCAGCGTCTGATAAGTCTCAAGTCGCAGCGGAAGCCGGTAAGAGTGTTATTCAAAAAATGATAACTTCGATGAAAGATATCAATTTAAGTAATAATGAAATTATAGAACAAATCAAAACTTCAAACTCCGATCTCACTGCTATTATCAGCATAATTAATGAAATTGAAACGAAAACTAAGGTCATTAATGAAATTGTTTTTCAAACCAAGCTTCTTTCATTTAATGCTTCTGTTGAAGCGGCCCGTAGTGGAGAGCATGGGAAAGGTTTTGCTGTTGTCGCAGAGGAAATCGGGAATCTTGCACAGATGAGTGGTAAAGCTTCTTTGGAAATTTCAGACTTGCTGGACGAGAGCACTGTTAAAGTAAAAAAAATTGTTGAAGAGACAAAATTTAAAGTAGAAGAGCTGGTAGATCGTGGAAATGAAAAAATTAATAGTGGCGTAAATACCGCTTATGAATGTGGAAGTGTACTGGAAGAGATTTTTCAAAATATCAATACAGTCTCTAGGATTGCTCAAGATATTCACTCTGCAGGAGTCGAGCAGGCATTGGGAATTAAAGAAATAACGAAAGCACTTGATGAACTTCAGACAGTGACAATAAAGAATCAGCAAACAGGAGAAGAGGCAGCGGATGCTGCCTCTAAACTATCTTCTGAATCGCGTGCTTTAAATATCATTGTCGGAGAGTTGAATGGAACGATTTACGGCAAGGAGATCAAGACTTAG